In Solanum pennellii chromosome 3, SPENNV200, a single window of DNA contains:
- the LOC107013075 gene encoding G-type lectin S-receptor-like serine/threonine-protein kinase At5g24080 isoform X1: protein MVQMASNFHYSALAFVLLLFVAELCCYIESVSGVVLGSRLLAKENKAWFSDNKTFAFGFTPTKESHDQYQLSIWFAQIPGDTTLVWSPNINSPVTKDAVLEFDNTGNLLLTDRGTTIWASNTSEAGVETAVMSENGNFVLYTDKLSVVWQSFSHPSDTLLPGQPLTASLELVSSKSPSLGGYYTLKMLQQPTSLNLGLTYNVPESFDMSPELYSNYSYWSGPDISNVTGDVVAVLDQAGSFGIVYGSSSDGAVYVYKNDGDYGGLFLALNQSNWKRPSVLRRLILEANGNLRLYRWDNDVNGSRQWVAEWAAVSNPCDIAGICGNGICNLDRSKTNASCTCLPGTSKVGNDVSCSGNSSLTGKCGPRHENLTSQFKISTVQQTTYYFSESSVIANYSDTNSVSKCGNACLSNCNCVASVYGLNEEKPYCWILRSLEFGGFEDPGSTLFIKVNANGSFGVGDKQNGDSSDHSQSKHDKVLILPIVLSMTVLIVLLGCLLYINIHRKRSLKRALDGSLILSGAPISFSYRDLQHRTNNFSELLGTGGFGSVYKGRLGDGTLIAVKKLDKVLPHGEREFITEVNTIGSMHHMNLVRLCGYCSEGTRRLLVYEFMKNGSLDKWIFHSYSNRDRLLIWPTRFRVAIGTAQGIAYFHEQCRNRIIHCDIKPENILLDEDFCPKVSDFGLAKLMGREHSHIVTMVRGTRGYLAPEWVSNRPITVKADVYSYGMLLLEIIGGRRNLDMTCDAVDFFYPGWAYKEMTEGTPEKVVDRRLEGAIEKEELIRALMVAFWCIQDEVSTRPTMGEVVKMLEGSVDIDMPPMPQTVLELIEEGLDHVYKSMKRELNQFSSFTMTTQPSSNATCSYSTISPR from the exons ATGGTTCAAATGGCTTCAAATTTTCATTACTCTGCTTTGGCCTTTGTGCTTTTGTTGTTTGTAGCAGAGCTTTGTTGCTACATTGAGTCAGTTAGTGGGGTTGTTTTGGGTTCAAGATTGTTAGCTAAAGAGAACAAAGCATGGTTTTCTGATAATAAAACATTTGCATTTGGCTTCACTCCAACAAAAGAATCACATGATCAATATCAATTGTCTATTTGGTTTGCACAAATCCCAGGGGATACAACATTGGTTTGGTCACCTAACAT AAACTCTCCAGTCACCAAAGACGCGGTCTTGGAGTTCGACAACACTGGAAATCTCTTGTTGACGGACAGAGGCACCACCATATGGGCATCAAACACCTCAGAAGCTGGCGTTGAGACGGCTGTCATGTCTGAAAATGGCAACTTTGTTCTATACACCGACAAACTAAGCGTTGTGTGGCAGAGCTTTTCACATCCATCAGATACTCTATTACCTGGCCAACCTTTAACAGCGTCACTAGAATTAGTATCATCAAAATCGCCTTCCCTTGGAGGCTATTACACGTTAAAAATGTTGCAGCAGCCTACATCACTTAACCTGGGATTGACTTACAATGTGCCTGAGTCCTTTGATATGTCACCTGAACTTTACAGCAATTATTCTTATTGGTCAGGACCTGATATATCGAATGTGACAGGAGATGTTGTTGCAGTCTTAGATCAAGCTGGAAGCTTTGGTATTGTTTACGGCTCGTCTTCGGATGGAGCAGTTTATGTGTACAAAAACGATGGTGATTATGGAGGGCTATTCTTGGCTTTGAATCAATCTAATTGGAAAAGACCATCTGTTTTAAGACGGTTGATTCTCGAGGCTAATGGAAATCTACGTTTGTATCGATGGGACAATGATGTGAATGGATCAAGACAATGGGTTGCAGAGTGGGCAGCTGTGTCCAATCCATGTGACATTGCTGGAATTTGTGGCAATGGGATATGTAATTTAGACAGAAGTAAAACAAATGCTTCTTGTACGTGTTTGCCAGGCACGTCCAAGGTGGGAAATGATGTTTCGTGTTCTGGAAATTCTTCGTTGACAGGAAAATGTGGACCTCGTCATGAAAACTTAACTTCACAGTTCAAGATTTCTACAGTTCAACAGACGACTTACTATTTCTCAGAATCATCAGTAATAGCAAATTATAGCGATACAAATTCAGTGTCCAAATGTGGGAATGCTTGCTTATCAAACTGTAATTGTGTTGCTTCTGTTTACGGTCTCAATGAGGAAAAGCCTTACTGTTGGATCCTAAGAAGCTTGGAATTTGGTGGATTTGAGGATCCTGGCTCAACTTTATTCATCAAGGTTAATGCCAATGGTTCATTTGGCGTTGGTGACAAACAAAATGGGGATTCATCAGACCATTCACAGAGTAAACACGACAAGGTATTGATACTTCCTATAGTCCTAAGCATGACTGTTCTGATCGTGCTGCTTGGCTGTCTGTTGTATATCAATATCCATAGGAAAAGATCCTTAAAGAGAGCCCTTGATGGCTCTTTGATCTTATCAGGAGCTCCAATCAGTTTCAGCTATCGTGACTTGCAACACCGGACAAACAATTTTTCTGAGTTACTTGGAACAG GTGGATTTGGAAGTGTATACAAGGGAAGACTAGGAGACGGAACATTGATAGCAGTAAAGAAGCTTGACAAAGTTTTACCTCATGGAGAGAGGGAATTTATTACAGAGGTCAATACCATTGGCTCTATGCATCATATGAACTTGGTTCGTCTGTGTGGATACTGTTCTGAGGGAACACGAAG GCTACTAGTGTATGAGTTTATGAAAAATGGTTCATTGGACAAGTGGATATTCCATTCGTATAGTAACAGAGATAGACTGCTAATTTGGCCTACACGTTTTCGCGTAGCCATTGGTACTGCACAAGGGATAGCCTATTTTCATGAGCAATGCAGGAACAGGATCATACATTGCGACATCAAGCCGGAGAACATACTTTTGGATGAGGATTTTTGTCCAAAAGTTTCTGATTTTGGACTAGCTAAATTGATGGGGAGAGAGCACTCCCACATTGTTACTATGGTCCGAGGAACCAGAGGTTATCTAGCCCCCGAGTGGGTCAGCAATCGACCCATAACTGTAAAAGCTGATGTTTACAGTTACGGAATGCTGTTACTAGAAATCATAGGTGGCCGGCGAAATCTTGATATGACTTGTGATGCTGTGGACTTCTTTTACCCTGGATGGGCTTACAAG gaAATGACAGAAGGAACACCAGAAAAAGTCGTAGATAGAAGACTGGAAGGAGCAATCGAAAAAGAAGAGCTAATAAGAGCTTTGATGGTTGCCTTTTGGTGTATCCAGGATGAGGTTTCAACCAGGCCTACAATGGGAGAAGTGGTGAAGATGTTGGAAGGATCAGTCGACATTGATATGCCACCAATGCCACAAACTGTTTTAGAGTTAATAGAagaaggcttagatcatgtatACAAGTCTATGAAAAGGGAGCTCAATCAGTTCAGTTCCTTCACTATGACTACTCAGCCATCATCTAATGCTACATGCAGTTACTCCACTATATCACCTAGATAG
- the LOC107014535 gene encoding plastidial pyruvate kinase 2 has translation MAQVVATRSIQSSFSSPSHGSLQSQVEKLKPPSFASKVLGRNERRNMCRAIRVNMPQIIARRSTRAEPQVLPVSPEDVPKSEEQEQYLQAIQQLGDTSVGMWSKPTVRRKTKIVCTIGPSTNTREMIWKLAEAGMNVARMNMSHGDHASHQKVIDLVKEYNAQSKDNVIAIMLDTKGPEVRSGDLPQPIMLKPGQEFTFTIQRGVGTADCVSVNYDDFVNDVEVGDMLLVDGGMMSLQVKSKTEESVKCEVIDGGELKSRRHLNVRGKSATLPSITEKDWDDIKFGVDNNIDFYAVSFVKDAAVVHELKNYLKSCGADIHVIVKIESADSIPNLHSIITASDGAMVARGDLGAELPIEEVPLLQEEIINICRSMGKAVIVATNMLESMIVHPTPTRAEVSDIAIAVREGADAVMLSGETAHGKFPLKAVKVMHTVSLRTEATIVGGETPANLGQAFKNHMSEMFAFHATMMSNTLGTSIVVFTRTGFMAILLSHYRPSGTIFAFTNDKKIQQRLASYQGVCPIHMEFLDCAEETFTSALSLLQKQGMVKEGEQVALVQSGRQPIWRLQSTHNIQVRKV, from the exons atggcTCAAGTGGTGGCTACTCGTTCGATTCAATCTTCATTCTCCAGCCCTAGCCATGGATCTCTGCAGAGTCAAGTTGAGAAGCTTAAGCCTCCTAGCTTTGCCTCAAAAGTGCTAGGAAGGAATGAACGGAGAAATATGTGTAGAGCTATTCGTGTTAATATGCCGCAGATCATTGCCAGGAGATCTACGCGGGCCGAGCCTCAAGTTCTCCCTGTTTCTCCTGAAGATGTTCCAAAG AGTGAGGAGCAAGAGCAGTATCTTCAGGCAATTCAGCAACTTGGTGACACTTCAGTGGGCATGTGGTCTAAACCTACTGTAAGACGTAAGACCAAGATAGTATGCACAATCGGTCCCTCTACAAACACAAGAGAAATGATATGGAAACTGGCTGAAGCTGGAATGAATGTTGCCCGGATGAATATGTCTCATGGAGACCATGCATCCCACCAGAAAGTCATTGATTTGGTTAAGGAGTATAATGCACAGTCTAAGGACAATGTCATCGCCATCATGCTTGACACAAAG GGTCCTGAGGTTAGAAGTGGTGACTTGCCCCAGCCAATCATGTTGAAACCTGGACAGGAATTCACTTTCACAATTCAGAGAGGGGTTGGCACAGCCGACTGTGTCAGTGTCAACTATGATGACTTTGTAAATGATGTTGAAGTAGGAGACATGCTTCTCGTTGATG GTGGCATGATGTCTTTACAGGTGAAATCCAAGACAGAAGAATCTGTGAAGTGTGAAGTTATTGATGGAGGGGAGCTTAAGTCGAGGAGACATCTAAATGTTCGAGGCAAAAGTGCCACACTTCCCTCTATTACTG AAAAGGACTGGGATGATATCAAGTTTGGAGTAGACAATAACATTGACTTTTATGCTGTTTCCTTCGTCAAAGATGCAGCAGTGGTTCATGAGCTGAAGAATTATTTGAAGA GTTGTGGTGCAGATATTCATGTTATTGTGAAAATTGAGAGTGCAGACTCCATCCCAAATTTGCATTCAATAATTACTGCATCAGATGGG GCGATGGTTGCAAGAGGAGATCTTGGAGCAGAGCTGCCTATCGAGGAGGTTCCTTTGTTGCAG GaagaaatcatcaatatttGCCGAAGTATGGGAAAAGCTGTCATCGTTGCCACCAACATGCTGGAAAGCATGATTGTCCATCCCACCCCAACTCGAGCAGAAGTATCAGATATTGCGATTGCTGTTAGAGAGGGTGCTGATGCTGTTATGCTTTCTGGAGAAACAGCTCACGGAAA GTTTCCCTTGAAAGCTGTCAAAGTTATGCATACCGTGTCACTACGAACTGAGGCTACTATTGTTGGTGGTGAAACCCCTGCAAATCTAGGCCAAGCCTTCAAG AACCATATGAGCGAGATGTTCGCTTTCCATGCAACCATGATGTCCAACACTCTTGGAACCTCAATTGTTGTCTTCACTAGAACTGGTTTCATGGCAATCTTATTGAGCCATTATCGTCCTTCTGGCACTATATTTGCTTTTACAAATGA TAAGAAAATTCAACAGAGACTGGCTTCGTACCAAGGCGTATGCCCAATACATATGGAGTTCTTAGATTGCGCAGAGGAGACTTTCACTAGTGCATTGTCCTTATTGCAG AAGCAAGGGATGGTAAAGGAAGGGGAGCAAGTAGCTCTTGTTCAGAGTGGCAGGCAGCCAATCTGGCGACTCCAATCCACTCACAATATCCAGGTCAGGAAAGTTTAG
- the LOC107012189 gene encoding protein timeless homolog — MEGLSIICAGLGIIEEDDDGNRIGYTKGDYCLDNLKDLLRFLRRDDPQTREVFKQVCKWNIVGKDLIPIIEYCQDDRNLLLNAVKVMVFLTMPIEPTSNDIPQQIELLWGIKSSITFSEAVPVIMSLLESPLENLACEAFTEDDWKMVQLVLTLFRNVLAIQDISTQQKSGGSMIEFVFLRDRFLELLFKENIMEVILVLSQQVGGSCSYLRHDNLLLLETFYYIFMGQLPELIAKAHFKDPKVDEDNDTSINSLKDIMEEERQKRKVIRQRNLGCYTQFSGTFTRFSLDGSKTLIKGNPCSVSNDPLIIAHTKHRGPAKRTVWDQGRVPATNNKILNLLYDFINQFLEGGYNVLMQSVRDDIEKEHHAIQISDIVIFFQVAQFVTSFQYNKFLNQPHEEVDAQEPMDSRAGSTLFRGCICGPIAESLNISMFQLVLSRWCFSLETLKETNDCKFLYVAGSLIKTMLLMLELVLKQSPEDSKEHRTSRILLYKLFYDQTEEGMTQFLLTQIKSFDTHKQAKSYLADLVEIINTVIKLMENLQARGSLRISKKLRKKRPKTAVTDDKKENDDEMIRDSASVGLPVGGSSHEFRDTGLAHNGEDAIDSNKIDEHIGCTTVNEDQMVVESTDTTHNNAAGSGSEKSNNLHVVGKGEENITILDQVNQHVPLEAQSGRHQNTQPETQQKLSDDVNDDYSSGDENVLTTEDDLKISALVSTLANNATIHNLCWLLKYYKSNSIITNNSVIHILQKICDDLELSPMLYQLSLLIIFYDILEEQKSRPCREYESIVFFLTNLVRRMLAKMKSNPLLFIEVLFWKSRRECHYLTCDSMLKDLSQFKNGKNSSGVKMTGEIGSCEANGRTRRSLADALGDDEADFPLDFSDTVRKKAEVTNRSSQSLGEGAESPASISNDENDAMNGKQHLKKQKQSVEQESQREPKRRKLQALNDESRQKAEQLFERYKDSQNCCDLIAEALDPDGKISPLQVTRALKQLGYKIPRKKNTLNASAPDKRRSEVKVLESDLRLQNSDILEEGTSQRRHLHTRKRVQAFSQEQEQKIKDLFEQFKDHKRCSHMIANALDSEGTLSAAKISRKLKQLGLYVPKKRSLETNLQLMDEAGDASTKGSDNSDDETLLSMRRSKHQGKGSTSGGRENQNTRKKSSKDASDDELLTSLLVKTQKAVPQSEDGKLNINSIKTSSESDIEDKDAYDSERGELDQATAMEVTGFNNIASDVDAGNLATDLSSEQDVPPGNQQLQGKFHSELSDFEDDDASLEAPIITVSRRRLRMVIDVEEDD, encoded by the exons ATGGAAGGTTTGTCAATAATATGCGCGGGCCTTGGGATTATTGAGGAGGACGATGATGGAAATCGAATCGGCTATACCAAAGGAGATTACTGCCTAG ATAATTTGAAGGATTTGTTGAGGTTCTTAAGGCGAGATGACCCTCAAACAAGAGAAGTTTTCAAACAAGTATGTAAATGGAATATTGTGGGCAAAGATTTGATTCCTATTATTGAATATTGTCAAGATGATCGAAATTTGCTGTTGAATGCAG TAAAAGTTATGGTGTTTCTAACGATGCCTATTGAGCCTACATCAAATGACATACCGCAACAGATAGAGCTTCTCTGGggaataaaatcatcaattaccTTTAGTGAAGCTGTGCCAGTGATAATGTCTCTCTTGGAAAGCCCATTGGAAAATTTGGCTTG TGAGGCTTTCACAGAAGATGATTGGAAAATGGTGCAGCTGGTGCTTACTTTATTTCGTAATGTTTTGGCTATCCAAGACATATCAACCCAGCAGAAATCTGGTGGTTCTATGATAGAATTTGTATTTCTCAGAGACAGGTTTCTGGAGCTCTTGTTTAAAGAGAACATAATGGAAGTCATCTTAGTTCTTTCACAACAAGTTGGTGGCTCTTGTAGCTATCTTCGTCATGATAATTTGCTCTTGTTGGAGACGttctattatatatttatggGTCAGCTTCCAGAGTTGATTGCTAAAGCACATTTCAAGGATCCAAAG GTAGATGAAGATAATGATACTTCAATTAACTCCCTCAAAGATATAATGGAGGAAGAACGTCAAAAGAGAAAAGTTATCAGACAACGAAACCTGGGTTGCTATACTCAGTTCAGCGGAACTTTTACACGGTTTTCCCTG GATGGTTCTAAAACTTTAATCAAGGGAAATCCTTGTTCTGTTTCTAATGATCCCCTGATAATAGCTCACACGAAGCATCGAGGTCCGGCAAAAAGGACTGTGTGGGACCAAGGAAGAGTACCAGCAACTAAcaataagattttaaatttgcTTTATGATTTTATTAACCAGTTCCTAGAAGGGGGATACAATG TCCTGATGCAGTCTGTTCGTGATGACATTGAAAAAGAACATCATGCTATTCAGATTAGCgatattgttattttctttcaGGTTGCTCAGTTTGTTACTTCTTTTCAGTACAACAAGTTTTTGAATCAG CCCCATGAAGAAGTTGATGCCCAAGAACCGATGGATTCTAGAGCTGGCAGCACACTGTTCAGAGGATGCATATGTGGTCCTATTGCCGAGTCGTTAAATATATCAATGTTCCAGTTGGTTCTTTCGAGATGGTGTTTTTCGCTCGAGACCTTGAAGGAGACAAATGACTGCAAGTTTCTCTATGTGGCAGGATCTCTTATTAAAACTATG CTTCTTATGCTGGAATTGGTGCTTAAGCAGTCTCCAGAAGATTCCAAGGAGCATCGAACATCCCGAATTCTTCTTTACAAGTTATTCTATGATCAAACTGAAGAAGGGATGACCCAGTTTCTCTTGACCCAGATCAAATCATTTGATACCCATAAGCAAGCGAAAAG TTACCTTGCTGATTTGGTAGAAATTATCAATACAGTAATAAAGCTGATGGAGAACCTTCAAGCACGTGGTTCATTAAGG ATTTCAAAAAAGTTGAGGAAGAAACGACCGAAGACTGCAGTTACAGATGACAAGAAGGAAAATGATGATGAAATGATTAGAGATTCAGCCTCCGTTGGGCTACCTGTTGGTGGCTCTAGTCATGAATTTAGAGATACTGGATTAGCTCACAATGGAGAAGATGCCATAGACTCCAACAAGATTGATGAACACATAGGATGTACCACGGTGAACGAAGATCAAATGGTGGTTGAGAGTACTGATACAACTCACAATAATGCTGCAGGCTCTGGAAGTGAAAAGTCAAATAATCTTCATGTAGTTGGAAAGGGAGAAGAAAATATAACAATCCTAGATCAGGTTAATCAACATGTTCCTCTAGAAGCTCAGTCAGGAAGACACCAGAACACTCAGCCAGAGACACAACAAAAACTTTCTGATGATGTTAATGACGATTATTCTTCTGGTGATGAAAATGTGTTGACTACAGAAGATGATCTCAAAATATCTGCTTTGGTCTCTACTCTTGCAAACAACGCCACCATTCATAATCTTTGTTGGTTACTAAAGTACTACAAAAGCAACTCCATTATTACAAATAATTCTGTGATACACATATTACAGAAAATATGCGATGATCTGGAACTTTCTCCCATGCTATACCAG CTATCTCTCCTCATCATATTCTATGACATTCTGGAGGAGCAAAAGTCTAGGCCTTGCAGAGAATATGAGAgcattgttttctttttgactAACTTAGTTAGGAGAATGCTGGCCAAAATGAAGAGTAATCCCCTGCTTTTCATAGAGGTTCTCTTTTGGAAGTCACGTCGAGAGTGTCATTATCTCACTTGCGATTCCATGCTAAAGGATCTATCTCAATTTAAGAATGGTAAAAATAGTTCTGGTGTTAAAATGACTGGTGAAATTGGCTCATGTGAAGCAAATGGACGAACTCGCCGAAGTCTAGCTGATGCTCTTGGTGATGATGAAGCTGATTTTCCATTAGATTTTTCAGACACTGTCAG AAAGAAGGCAGAGGTCACAAATAGGAGTAGCCAAAGTTTGGGAGAGGGAGCGGAAAGCCCAGCATCAATTTcaaatgatgaaaatgatgcaaTGAATGGAAAACAACATTTGAAAAA ACAGAAGCAGTCAGTTGAACAAGAGTCTCAGAGAGAACCTAAAAGACGAAAACTTCAAGCTCTTAATGATGAATCACGACAGAAAGCTGAGCAACTATTTGAGAG GTATAAAGATAGTCAAAATTGTTGTGATCTCATAGCGGAAGCCCTTGATCCAGATGGAAAGATTTCACCTCTCCAAGTTACCAGGGCACTTAAACAGTTGGGATACAAAATCCCACggaagaaaaatacattaaatgcTAGTGCTCCCGACAAACGTAGGAGTGAAGTAAAGGTTCTAGAAAGTGATCTCAGACTTCAAAATTCAGATATACTAGAAGAGGGTACTTCGCAGAGAAGGCATCT GCACACTAGAAAGAGAGTGCAGGCATTTAGTCAGGAGCAGGAGCAAAAGATCAAAGATTTGTTCGAGCA GTTTAAAGATCACAAGAGGTGCAGCCACATGATTGCCAATGCACTTGATTCTGAGGGCACTTTATCTGCTGCTAAGATTTCACGAAAACTTAAGCAACTTGGCCTGTATGTCCCCAAAAAGAGAAGCTTAGAAACCAACTTGCAATTGATGGATGAAGCAGGTGATGCTTCTACTAAAGGTTCAGACAACTCTGATGATGAGACTTTGTTATCAATGAGAAG GAGCAAACATCAGGGGAAAGGAAGCACTTCTGGAGGAAGAGAGAACCAGAATACAAGgaagaaatcatcaaaagatGCGTCTGATGATGAATTGCTGACTTCACTATTGGT AAAAACTCAAAAAGCTGTTCCACAGAGCGAGGATGGGAAGCTAAATATAAATTCAATCAAGACCAGCAGCGAAAGTGACATTGAAGACAAAGATGCTTATGACTCAGAGAG GGGAGAGCTTGATCAAGCTACTGCAATGGAGGTTACAGGATTTAATAATATTGCCTCAGATGTTGATGCTGGTAACCTAGCAACTGACCTTAGCAGTGAGCAAGATGTTCCTCCTGGCAATCAGCAATTACAGGGCAAATTCCATTCTGAATTGTCtgattttgaggatgatgatgctTCACTTGAAGCCCCTATTATTACTGTATCGAGAAGGCGACTGAGGATGGTCATTGATGTGGAGGAAGATGACTGA
- the LOC107013075 gene encoding G-type lectin S-receptor-like serine/threonine-protein kinase At5g24080 isoform X2: MSENGNFVLYTDKLSVVWQSFSHPSDTLLPGQPLTASLELVSSKSPSLGGYYTLKMLQQPTSLNLGLTYNVPESFDMSPELYSNYSYWSGPDISNVTGDVVAVLDQAGSFGIVYGSSSDGAVYVYKNDGDYGGLFLALNQSNWKRPSVLRRLILEANGNLRLYRWDNDVNGSRQWVAEWAAVSNPCDIAGICGNGICNLDRSKTNASCTCLPGTSKVGNDVSCSGNSSLTGKCGPRHENLTSQFKISTVQQTTYYFSESSVIANYSDTNSVSKCGNACLSNCNCVASVYGLNEEKPYCWILRSLEFGGFEDPGSTLFIKVNANGSFGVGDKQNGDSSDHSQSKHDKVLILPIVLSMTVLIVLLGCLLYINIHRKRSLKRALDGSLILSGAPISFSYRDLQHRTNNFSELLGTGGFGSVYKGRLGDGTLIAVKKLDKVLPHGEREFITEVNTIGSMHHMNLVRLCGYCSEGTRRLLVYEFMKNGSLDKWIFHSYSNRDRLLIWPTRFRVAIGTAQGIAYFHEQCRNRIIHCDIKPENILLDEDFCPKVSDFGLAKLMGREHSHIVTMVRGTRGYLAPEWVSNRPITVKADVYSYGMLLLEIIGGRRNLDMTCDAVDFFYPGWAYKEMTEGTPEKVVDRRLEGAIEKEELIRALMVAFWCIQDEVSTRPTMGEVVKMLEGSVDIDMPPMPQTVLELIEEGLDHVYKSMKRELNQFSSFTMTTQPSSNATCSYSTISPR; the protein is encoded by the exons ATGTCTGAAAATGGCAACTTTGTTCTATACACCGACAAACTAAGCGTTGTGTGGCAGAGCTTTTCACATCCATCAGATACTCTATTACCTGGCCAACCTTTAACAGCGTCACTAGAATTAGTATCATCAAAATCGCCTTCCCTTGGAGGCTATTACACGTTAAAAATGTTGCAGCAGCCTACATCACTTAACCTGGGATTGACTTACAATGTGCCTGAGTCCTTTGATATGTCACCTGAACTTTACAGCAATTATTCTTATTGGTCAGGACCTGATATATCGAATGTGACAGGAGATGTTGTTGCAGTCTTAGATCAAGCTGGAAGCTTTGGTATTGTTTACGGCTCGTCTTCGGATGGAGCAGTTTATGTGTACAAAAACGATGGTGATTATGGAGGGCTATTCTTGGCTTTGAATCAATCTAATTGGAAAAGACCATCTGTTTTAAGACGGTTGATTCTCGAGGCTAATGGAAATCTACGTTTGTATCGATGGGACAATGATGTGAATGGATCAAGACAATGGGTTGCAGAGTGGGCAGCTGTGTCCAATCCATGTGACATTGCTGGAATTTGTGGCAATGGGATATGTAATTTAGACAGAAGTAAAACAAATGCTTCTTGTACGTGTTTGCCAGGCACGTCCAAGGTGGGAAATGATGTTTCGTGTTCTGGAAATTCTTCGTTGACAGGAAAATGTGGACCTCGTCATGAAAACTTAACTTCACAGTTCAAGATTTCTACAGTTCAACAGACGACTTACTATTTCTCAGAATCATCAGTAATAGCAAATTATAGCGATACAAATTCAGTGTCCAAATGTGGGAATGCTTGCTTATCAAACTGTAATTGTGTTGCTTCTGTTTACGGTCTCAATGAGGAAAAGCCTTACTGTTGGATCCTAAGAAGCTTGGAATTTGGTGGATTTGAGGATCCTGGCTCAACTTTATTCATCAAGGTTAATGCCAATGGTTCATTTGGCGTTGGTGACAAACAAAATGGGGATTCATCAGACCATTCACAGAGTAAACACGACAAGGTATTGATACTTCCTATAGTCCTAAGCATGACTGTTCTGATCGTGCTGCTTGGCTGTCTGTTGTATATCAATATCCATAGGAAAAGATCCTTAAAGAGAGCCCTTGATGGCTCTTTGATCTTATCAGGAGCTCCAATCAGTTTCAGCTATCGTGACTTGCAACACCGGACAAACAATTTTTCTGAGTTACTTGGAACAG GTGGATTTGGAAGTGTATACAAGGGAAGACTAGGAGACGGAACATTGATAGCAGTAAAGAAGCTTGACAAAGTTTTACCTCATGGAGAGAGGGAATTTATTACAGAGGTCAATACCATTGGCTCTATGCATCATATGAACTTGGTTCGTCTGTGTGGATACTGTTCTGAGGGAACACGAAG GCTACTAGTGTATGAGTTTATGAAAAATGGTTCATTGGACAAGTGGATATTCCATTCGTATAGTAACAGAGATAGACTGCTAATTTGGCCTACACGTTTTCGCGTAGCCATTGGTACTGCACAAGGGATAGCCTATTTTCATGAGCAATGCAGGAACAGGATCATACATTGCGACATCAAGCCGGAGAACATACTTTTGGATGAGGATTTTTGTCCAAAAGTTTCTGATTTTGGACTAGCTAAATTGATGGGGAGAGAGCACTCCCACATTGTTACTATGGTCCGAGGAACCAGAGGTTATCTAGCCCCCGAGTGGGTCAGCAATCGACCCATAACTGTAAAAGCTGATGTTTACAGTTACGGAATGCTGTTACTAGAAATCATAGGTGGCCGGCGAAATCTTGATATGACTTGTGATGCTGTGGACTTCTTTTACCCTGGATGGGCTTACAAG gaAATGACAGAAGGAACACCAGAAAAAGTCGTAGATAGAAGACTGGAAGGAGCAATCGAAAAAGAAGAGCTAATAAGAGCTTTGATGGTTGCCTTTTGGTGTATCCAGGATGAGGTTTCAACCAGGCCTACAATGGGAGAAGTGGTGAAGATGTTGGAAGGATCAGTCGACATTGATATGCCACCAATGCCACAAACTGTTTTAGAGTTAATAGAagaaggcttagatcatgtatACAAGTCTATGAAAAGGGAGCTCAATCAGTTCAGTTCCTTCACTATGACTACTCAGCCATCATCTAATGCTACATGCAGTTACTCCACTATATCACCTAGATAG